The Aneurinibacillus migulanus genome contains the following window.
AGATTGCTCTTGCTGTTGCTGCTGCAAAGCGTGCGTTTGAAGGATCGTGGCGACGTATGCCTGCAGGAGAGCGCGCCCGAATTATCCGACGTATCGGGGATATCATTTTAGAGCGAAAAGATGAACTGGCTGCACTTGAATCGTTCGACACAGGTAAGCCGTACGGGCTTGCAAGCAGTATCGACATTCCACGCGCGGCATACAATTTTCACTTTTTTGCCGATTATATGGCTTCGATTGGAACGGAAGCATACCAGATGGATGATGTGGCACTGAATTATGCGATCCGTCGACCACTCGGGGTCGTCGGCCTAATTAATCCATGGAATTTACCGCTATTGCTGATGACCTGGAAGCTCGCACCCTGCCTGGCTGCCGGAAACACAGCAGTTCTTAAGCCAGCAGAGTGGACCCCGATGACCGCGACACTATTAGGCGAAATCTGCAAAGAGGCTGGCGTGCCAGATGGGGTTGTGAACATTGTACACGGTTTTGGTCCTGATTCGGCGGGTGCAGCCTTGACGGAACACCCGGATGTTTGTGCAATTTCCTTTACTGGAGAAACAACAACAGGTAAGCACATTATGACGGCTGCTGCCAAAACATTGAAGCGACTATCCTATGAACTGGGGGGAAAAAATCCAAACATTATTTTCGCGGATGCTGACCTGGATGAAGTGATTGAAACAACAATAAAATCAAGTTTTATTAATCAAGGTGAGGTTTGCCTGTGCGGATCGCGCATCTATGTAGAACGTCCGCTATATGATGCATTTGTAGAAAGGTTTACAGCAAAAACAAAAGAGTTAATCGTTGGTGATCCACTGGATCCGAATACAACAGTAGGCACACTCATTAGTGAAGAACATTATAATCGTGTACGCAGTTATGTGGAGTTAGCTGTAGAAGAGGGCGGTGTTATTGAAACAGGCGGTAAGCGTCCTGAACATCTTTCTACCGGATATTATTTGGAACCGACCATTATTACCGGATTAACAAATGATTGTCGTGTTGTTCAAGAGGAAATTTTCGGCCCTGTTGTTACGATTCTTCCGTTTGATAGGGAAGAAGAGGTTATTAAGCAGGCAAACGACACGCATTACGGATTGAGTGCCACCATTTGGACAAATGATTTGCGTCGTGCCCACCGTGTAGCAGCTCAAATTGAAGCAGGTATTATCTGGGTAAACACATGGTTCCTCCGCGATTTACGTACACCGTTTGGAGGAATGAAGCAGAGCGGAATTGGACGGGAAGGCGGTATGCATAGCTTCGAGTTTTATAGTGAGCTATCAAACATTTGCATCAAATTATAAGGAAGGGGAGAAG
Protein-coding sequences here:
- a CDS encoding aldehyde dehydrogenase encodes the protein MIKTKPIDCLHFIDGKYVPSKNEKTFVNINPATEEVMGTVAEGGKEEIALAVAAAKRAFEGSWRRMPAGERARIIRRIGDIILERKDELAALESFDTGKPYGLASSIDIPRAAYNFHFFADYMASIGTEAYQMDDVALNYAIRRPLGVVGLINPWNLPLLLMTWKLAPCLAAGNTAVLKPAEWTPMTATLLGEICKEAGVPDGVVNIVHGFGPDSAGAALTEHPDVCAISFTGETTTGKHIMTAAAKTLKRLSYELGGKNPNIIFADADLDEVIETTIKSSFINQGEVCLCGSRIYVERPLYDAFVERFTAKTKELIVGDPLDPNTTVGTLISEEHYNRVRSYVELAVEEGGVIETGGKRPEHLSTGYYLEPTIITGLTNDCRVVQEEIFGPVVTILPFDREEEVIKQANDTHYGLSATIWTNDLRRAHRVAAQIEAGIIWVNTWFLRDLRTPFGGMKQSGIGREGGMHSFEFYSELSNICIKL